One window of Calypte anna isolate BGI_N300 chromosome 9, bCalAnn1_v1.p, whole genome shotgun sequence genomic DNA carries:
- the LOC103525996 gene encoding vitamin K-dependent protein C — MWKLLTVGMLLAASSLPVCSTSIFYSNKDANQVLKIQKRANSFLEEVKPGSLERECIEEQCDFEEASEIFETKEATLNFWSKYVDGDQCDPQPCSNGICKDNIGTFSCICNKGWEGVLCNYEVKYTNCSVNNGGCEHFCKDDPANQGRSCSCASGYQLMNDHTMCKPVVEFPCGRVKTDYVDTIEGLNIRLIEGKTGRRGGSPWQVMLQSRKGKFLCGGVLIHPSWVLTAAHCTETEEGLKVRVVWK, encoded by the exons ATGTGGAAGCTCCTCACCGTagggatgctgctggctgccagctccTTGCCAGTCTGTAGTACCTCAA TATTTTACAGCAACAAAGATGCAAACCAAgtcctgaaaatacagaaacGGGCAAACTCTTTCCTAGAGGAGGTCAAACCTGGCTCTCTGGAGCGTGAGTGCATTGAAGAGCAATGTGACTTTGAGGAGGCCAGTGAGATATTTGAAACCAAGGAGGCAACA CTAAATTTTTGGAGCAAGTACGTAG ATGGAGATCAGTGTGACCCACAGCCTTGTTCCAATGGGATCTGCAAGGACAACATTGGGACATTTTCATGCATCTGTAACAAAGGCTGGGAGGGGGTTTTGTGCAATTATG agGTCAAATACACCAACTGTTCTGTCAATAATGGAGGGTGTGAACATTTCTGCAAGGATGACCCTGCCAACCAGGGCCGCTCGTGCAGCTGTGCTTCTGGCTACCAGTTGATGAATGACCATACCATGTGCAAGCCTGTAG TGGAGTTCCCCTGTGGAAGAGTGAAAACGGACTACGTTGACACCATAGAAGGGTTGAATATTCGGCTCATTGAGGGGAAaacaggaagaagaggaggcagTCCTTGGCAG gtgatgCTGCAAAGTAGGAAAGGGAAATTTCTGTGTGGGGGTGTTCTCATCCATCCATCTTGGGTCCTAACGGCAGCACACTGCACTGAGACAGAAGAGGGGCTCAAAGTAAGAGTTG TATGGAAGTGA